One window of Bos indicus isolate NIAB-ARS_2022 breed Sahiwal x Tharparkar chromosome 18, NIAB-ARS_B.indTharparkar_mat_pri_1.0, whole genome shotgun sequence genomic DNA carries:
- the ZNF614 gene encoding zinc finger protein 614, with the protein MIKAQELLTLEDVAVEFNWEEWQLLDSAQRDLYWDVMLENYNNLVSLGYQGTKPDMLSKLEHGREPCIIENEMRNRICPGIRRGNSYLPEHSRNQRFLKSMQQCSEQNAFRKSVHLSKTHFTLIQDRIFNLHRKALESSLSLINQKSSYGIKNPVEFNGDEKSFLHSDCGQLYSGIIFPESTEHISAQFQFLKHQRTHKIEKSLACVESEKPCSRKSQLISHESVHTGEKPSGGNPCEKSFSRNVTLTKHQKTQTRDTPHLTSEPRKGCTVKSSSPVHHQTCTGEKAYVCSECGKGFTMKRYLIAHQQTHSGEKPYVCGECGKGFSGKSNLTVHQRTHTGEKPYVCSECGKGFTMKRYLAVHQRTHTGERPYLCSECGKDFAVKSNLMVHLRSHTGEKSYICGECGKGFTVKSNLMVHQRTHTGEKSYRCNECGKGFTTKLTLIIHQRTHTGEKPYECNECGKAFSQKICLIQHERCHTGKTPFVCTECGKSYSHKYGLITHQRIHIGEKPYECDECGKAFTTKSVLNVHQRTHTGERPYGCSDCEKAFSHLSNLVKHKKMHISEMGRSSQVGNAFNRVPDHFL; encoded by the exons ATGATCAAGGCCCAG GAATTGCTGACACTGGAAGATGTGGCTGTGGAGTTCAACTGGGAGGAGTGGCAGCTCCTGGATTCTGCTCAGAGAGACCTATACTGGgatgtgatgttggagaactaTAACAATTTGGTGTCACTGG GATATCAAGGTACCAAACCAGATATGCTTTCCAAGTTGGAACATGGAAGAGAACCATgcataatagaaaatgaaatgcGGAATAGAATTTGTCCAG gAATCCGGAGAGGTAACAGTTATTTGCCAGAGCACTCTCGAAACCAAAGATTTCTGAAGAGCATGCAACAGTGCAGTGAACAGAATGCATTTAGAAAGAGTGTTCATCTGAGCAAAACACATTTCACCCTAATTCAAGATCGTATATTTAACTTACATAGAAAAGCTTTGGAATCAAGCTTAAGTTTAATTAACCAGAAGAGCAGCTATGGAATAAAGAACCCTGTGGAGTTTAATGGAGACGAGAAATCCTTTCTACATAGTGATTGTGGACAGTTGTATTCTGGAATTATATTTCCTGAAAGTACAGAACACATTAGCGCTCAATTCCAATTCCTTAAGCATCAGAGGACTCACAAAATAGAGAAATCTCTAGCCTGTGTTGAAAGTGAGAAGCCATGCAGCAGGAAATCTCAGCTTATTTCTCATGAGAgtgttcatactggagagaaacccagTGGGGGTAATCCATGTGAGAAATCCTTCTCCAGAAATGTCACATTAACTAAacatcagaaaactcaaacaCGAGACACACCCCACTTAACCAGTGAGCCCAGAAAAGGCTGTACTGTGAAGAGCAGCTCCCCTGTACATCACCAAACCTGCACAGGAGAGAAAGCCTATGTATGCAGTGAGTGTGGAAAAGGCTTCACCATGAAGCGCTATCTGATTGCACATCAGCAAACTCATAGTGGAGAGAAACCTTACGTATGTGGTGAATGTGGAAAAGGCTTCTCCGGGAAGAGTAATCTCACTGTGCATCAGCGCACCCACACGGGGGAGAAACCCTATGTATGCAGTGAGTGTGGGAAAGGCTTCACCATGAAGCGCTATCTTGCTGTACACCAGCGAACTCATACTGGAGAGAGGCCATATttgtgcagtgaatgtgggaaagatTTCGCTGTGAAGAGTAATCTCATGGTACACCTGCGATCTCATACAGGGGAGAAATCTTACATATGTGGTGAATGTGGGAAAGGCTTCACTGTGAAGAGTAATCTCATGGTACACCAGCGAACTCACACGGGAGAGAAATCTTACCGGTGTAACGAATGCGGGAAAGGCTTCACCACAAAGCTCACTCTCATTATACACCAACGaactcacacaggagagaaaccctatgagTGCAATGAGTGTGGTAAAGCCTTCAGTCAGAAGATATGCCTCATACAACATGAGAGGTGTCACACGGGAAAGACTCCCTTTGTATGTACTGAGTGTGGAAAATCCTATTCCCACAAGTATGGTCTCATTACCCATCAGAGAATTCACATaggagagaaaccctatgagtgtgatgaatgtggaaaagccttcacCACAAAGTCAGTACTCAATGTCCATCAAAGGACTCACACAGGAGAGAGACCATATGGGTGCAGTGATTGTGAGAAAGCCTTCTCCCACTTGTCAAATCTTGTGAAACATAAGAAAATGCACATCAGCGAAATGGGTAGATCCAGTCAAGTTGGAAATGCCTTTAACAGAGTCCCAGATCATTTTTTATGA